In the genome of Dermacentor variabilis isolate Ectoservices chromosome 5, ASM5094787v1, whole genome shotgun sequence, one region contains:
- the RpS25 gene encoding ribosomal protein S25, protein MPPKQDSKKKTDTKGTAKKKEGSSGGKAKKKKWSKGKVRDKLNNLVLFDKATYDKLLKEVPSYKLITPSVVSERLKVRGSLARKALEELLQKGLIKQVVKHHSQIIYTRTTKAEDA, encoded by the exons ATG CCGCCCAAACAGGATAGTAAGAAAAAGACGGACACGAAGGGGACTGCCAAGAAGAAGGAGGGATCCTCCGGAGGCAAGGCCAAGAAGAAG AAGTGGTCCAAGGGAAAAGTACGTGACAAGTTGAACAACTTGGTGCTCTTTGACAAGGCTACGTACGACAAGCTTCTCAAGGAGGTGCCCAGCTACAAGCTGATCACACCCTCTGTTGTCTCTGAGCGACTCAAGGTGCGAGGCTCTCTTGCCCGCAAGGCACTTGAAGAACTGCTCCAGAAGG GACTCATCAAACAGGTTGTCAAGCACCACAGCCAAATCATCTACACAAGGACAACCAAGGCAGAAGATGCATGA